Proteins encoded in a region of the Methanobrevibacter millerae genome:
- the hmdB gene encoding 5,10-methenyltetrahydromethanopterin hydrogenase cofactor biosynthesis protein HmdB, translated as MIDDILEKASKNKKLTDEEFLELLNIENENDLQKLFETAVNIRDNISKVIKLTSTIHITNKCQIQPRCKYCGFAEETSSKGYYNAFYKSDEEIFNAAKSIEEAGIPRVSCSGGYGYKGKQAVNATRIVKENTDLEVLVNVGGDLTEKSINQLYDLNCDTICCNLETINEDVYNEAKPGETLQQRIDVCQMISDTGIELSSGLLLGLGESAEDRIEHLRFLNNFDTLGEIPIMGFNPYEDTPMANHPPFPLKEQLKFIAVTRIMYPHIRITVPTPTVGPRNVKYTLNAGANNLATVIADNYPLEVKGVGSPTYGNYADVTDVIKQLGLEPQKI; from the coding sequence TTGATTGATGACATATTAGAAAAAGCAAGCAAAAATAAAAAATTAACAGATGAAGAGTTTTTAGAATTATTAAATATAGAAAACGAAAATGATTTGCAAAAACTTTTTGAAACTGCCGTTAATATTAGGGACAACATTTCCAAAGTTATTAAATTAACATCAACAATACACATCACCAACAAATGTCAAATCCAACCTAGATGCAAATACTGCGGTTTTGCCGAAGAGACTTCTTCCAAAGGTTATTATAATGCATTTTATAAATCCGATGAAGAAATTTTTAATGCCGCCAAATCAATTGAAGAGGCTGGCATTCCCAGAGTTAGTTGCTCCGGAGGATATGGATATAAAGGAAAACAAGCAGTTAATGCAACCAGAATTGTAAAGGAAAATACGGATTTGGAAGTATTGGTTAATGTCGGAGGAGATTTAACAGAAAAATCCATAAATCAATTATATGATTTAAACTGTGATACTATCTGTTGCAACCTAGAAACAATAAATGAAGATGTCTATAATGAAGCAAAACCTGGAGAAACACTTCAGCAGAGAATTGATGTATGTCAAATGATAAGTGATACAGGCATAGAATTATCCTCAGGACTGCTTCTGGGATTAGGAGAAAGTGCTGAAGATAGAATAGAACATTTAAGATTTTTAAATAACTTTGATACATTAGGTGAAATACCAATTATGGGTTTTAATCCTTATGAAGACACACCAATGGCAAATCATCCGCCATTCCCATTAAAGGAACAGTTAAAATTCATAGCTGTTACAAGGATAATGTATCCACATATAAGAATTACCGTTCCAACACCGACTGTTGGTCCTAGAAATGTCAAATATACATTAAATGCGGGAGCCAATAATTTAGCTACAGTTATAGCAGACAATTATCCATTAGAAGTGAAAGGAGTAGGATCACCAACTTATGGTAATTATGCAGATGTGACTGATGTGATTAAACAATTAGGATTGGAACCTCAAAAAATATAA